One window from the genome of Cyclobacterium amurskyense encodes:
- a CDS encoding OmpA/MotB family protein, translating to MWNKIIFRSMVLLIPLWYSCVPQKKYNEVNIRNAEMMRSLRETEGNLDSASNSLEQFRKKASQLEEELADFKRKNNALETKLERAIAASSSVQQELSAKEQRMIEQQERLDLLQNLLDEQKAVMEGLKTTIDKALVQYRSDELQVYEQDGKLYVSLQDKLLFPSGSATVNKDGKEALSKLAVVINNSPEIQILVEGHTDNVPIRGKFEDNWALSTARATAIVRILTNSYDVVPERVTAAGRSFYYPKASNETAEGRAKNRRTEIILTPQLNELFQLLR from the coding sequence ATGTGGAACAAGATAATTTTTCGAAGTATGGTATTGCTAATACCTTTATGGTATTCATGTGTGCCGCAAAAGAAATACAACGAAGTAAATATAAGGAATGCAGAAATGATGCGTTCACTCAGGGAAACGGAAGGTAACCTTGACAGTGCTAGTAACAGCTTGGAGCAATTTAGGAAAAAAGCGAGCCAGCTTGAAGAAGAGTTAGCTGATTTCAAAAGAAAGAACAACGCTTTGGAAACCAAACTTGAAAGAGCCATTGCCGCTTCATCCTCAGTACAGCAGGAGCTTTCTGCCAAGGAGCAACGAATGATAGAGCAACAGGAGCGTTTGGATCTCTTGCAAAACCTACTCGATGAACAAAAAGCAGTGATGGAAGGGCTCAAGACCACCATTGACAAAGCTTTGGTTCAATACCGGTCAGATGAATTACAGGTGTATGAGCAGGATGGAAAGTTATATGTCTCCTTACAGGACAAGTTATTGTTTCCCTCAGGAAGCGCCACAGTTAATAAGGATGGTAAAGAAGCACTTAGTAAATTAGCAGTGGTGATAAACAATAGTCCTGAAATCCAAATACTAGTAGAAGGTCATACTGACAATGTGCCTATCCGTGGCAAATTTGAGGACAACTGGGCATTAAGTACAGCTAGAGCAACAGCCATTGTACGAATTCTTACCAATTCCTATGATGTTGTACCAGAGCGGGTAACTGCTGCTGGAAGGAGTTTCTACTATCCCAAGGCCTCCAATGAAACGGCTGAAGGAAGAGCAAAAAACAGGAGGACTGAAATTATTCTTACCCCTCAATTAAATGAATTGTTTCAATTGTTGCGGTAG
- a CDS encoding AAA family ATPase: MHQEKIQEVIKEVKKVVVGQEKMVNRLLIGLFTNGHILLEGVPGLAKTLTVNTLSKVLHLDFKRIQFTPDLLPADLIGTMIYNQLNANFEVKKGPIFSNIILADEINRSPAKVQSALLEAMQEKQVTIGETTFMLDKPFLVLATQNPVDQEGTYPLPEAQVDRFMMKVNIEYPSKSDELEVMRRMTNSKFISEVNPILNKEDIFAIRSAINEVQIAEALENYIIEMVFSTRFPEKYGMHEEAKYIQFGASPRASINLNLAAKANAFMQGRDYVLPEDIKEIAEDVLNHRIILNYEAEADGVSTRDLINKILDKIPLNKSATIQ, from the coding sequence ATGCATCAGGAGAAGATACAGGAAGTCATTAAGGAAGTAAAAAAAGTTGTAGTTGGTCAGGAAAAAATGGTCAACAGACTCTTAATTGGGTTATTTACCAACGGACATATTTTATTAGAGGGGGTACCCGGACTAGCTAAAACACTAACCGTAAACACCTTATCAAAGGTACTTCACCTTGACTTTAAGCGGATACAGTTTACCCCCGATTTATTGCCAGCTGATCTGATTGGTACAATGATTTACAATCAATTGAATGCAAATTTTGAGGTAAAAAAAGGGCCTATCTTTTCCAATATCATTTTAGCAGATGAGATCAATAGGTCTCCAGCTAAAGTACAGTCAGCCTTGCTTGAGGCCATGCAGGAAAAACAAGTGACCATCGGTGAAACTACATTTATGTTAGACAAGCCATTTTTGGTTTTGGCTACTCAAAATCCTGTAGATCAGGAGGGAACTTACCCTTTACCGGAAGCGCAGGTCGATCGATTCATGATGAAGGTAAATATAGAGTACCCTTCCAAATCAGATGAGTTGGAAGTCATGAGAAGAATGACCAACTCCAAATTTATTTCAGAAGTAAATCCAATACTGAACAAGGAAGATATTTTTGCCATAAGAAGTGCCATTAATGAGGTACAGATAGCAGAGGCTTTGGAAAATTACATCATAGAAATGGTCTTTTCTACCAGATTCCCTGAAAAATACGGCATGCACGAAGAGGCCAAATACATTCAATTCGGTGCTTCTCCAAGAGCATCTATCAACCTTAATCTTGCGGCCAAAGCCAATGCTTTTATGCAGGGAAGGGATTATGTTTTGCCAGAGGATATCAAAGAAATTGCTGAAGACGTGCTCAACCACAGGATAATTTTAAATTATGAGGCAGAGGCAGACGGTGTAAGTACCCGTGATTTGATTAATAAAATTCTCGATAAAATACCTTTGAACAAATCGGCTACTATACAGTAG
- a CDS encoding LytR/AlgR family response regulator transcription factor — translation MRVLVVDDERLARKELISLLSQNDNIEILGEAPNVDEAKEKIESLQPDVVFLDIQMPEKTGFDLLEELDYVPLVVFITAYDEFALQAFQVNALDYLLKPIEPERLTETLKKLEKKLEELKKEETSDADLPKDKLALNDQVFVKDGDKCWFVKLANVRLFESDGNYIKVYFEKNKPMIHKSLNALDERLDEKSFFRASRKHIINLSWVETIEPWFNGGLVVTLKGGERIEVSRRQAARFKDLMSL, via the coding sequence ATGCGCGTATTAGTAGTAGATGACGAAAGGTTGGCCAGAAAAGAGCTTATCAGCTTACTAAGCCAAAATGACAACATAGAAATTTTAGGAGAGGCACCAAATGTGGATGAGGCCAAAGAGAAGATTGAATCCCTACAACCTGATGTAGTGTTTTTAGATATCCAAATGCCTGAAAAGACAGGCTTTGATCTTCTTGAAGAGCTTGATTATGTTCCTTTGGTAGTATTTATTACTGCTTATGATGAATTTGCCTTACAGGCATTTCAGGTAAATGCCCTGGACTATTTGTTGAAACCAATAGAACCAGAAAGACTAACCGAAACCTTAAAGAAACTAGAAAAAAAGCTCGAAGAGTTAAAAAAAGAAGAGACTTCAGATGCGGATCTTCCCAAAGACAAGCTTGCTTTAAATGACCAGGTTTTTGTAAAGGATGGGGATAAATGTTGGTTTGTAAAATTAGCAAATGTCCGCTTGTTTGAGTCTGATGGCAATTATATCAAAGTCTATTTCGAGAAAAACAAGCCAATGATTCACAAGTCGCTGAATGCGCTTGACGAAAGACTCGATGAAAAATCGTTCTTTAGAGCGAGTAGGAAACACATTATCAACTTGAGCTGGGTGGAGACCATAGAACCTTGGTTTAATGGTGGTTTGGTAGTCACTCTTAAGGGTGGAGAACGAATAGAAGTCAGCAGAAGACAAGCAGCAAGGTTCAAAGACTTGATGAGTTTATAA
- a CDS encoding pyrophosphohydrolase domain-containing protein: MKDPQTLTAVARFHQTFKHPILPSPVIPESNRCKLRVSLIAEELKELEEAIANDDLVEVADALCDIQYVLSGAVLEFGLADKFKTLFDEVQRSNMSKACKNEKEAIDTVAHYQAKGTDCYYVKSDDVFLVYRKEDNKTLKSINYSPADLSSILKNS, encoded by the coding sequence ATGAAAGATCCCCAAACCTTAACAGCTGTAGCTCGATTTCACCAAACATTCAAACATCCTATACTTCCCTCTCCGGTAATACCAGAGTCCAATAGGTGTAAACTTCGGGTATCCTTAATAGCCGAAGAATTAAAGGAACTAGAAGAGGCAATTGCCAATGATGACTTGGTAGAAGTCGCTGATGCACTTTGTGACATTCAATATGTACTCTCCGGTGCCGTATTGGAATTTGGCCTGGCAGATAAATTCAAAACGCTATTTGACGAGGTGCAACGATCCAATATGAGCAAGGCCTGTAAAAATGAAAAAGAGGCAATAGACACAGTCGCACATTACCAAGCTAAGGGCACAGATTGTTATTACGTTAAATCTGACGATGTATTTCTCGTCTACCGCAAGGAAGACAATAAAACCCTTAAATCAATTAACTATTCCCCAGCAGATTTAAGCTCTATTCTAAAAAATTCTTAA
- a CDS encoding LytR/AlgR family response regulator transcription factor → MKEERILIVEDDVNISENIEEILQLLGYVNIDIANSANQAIKVVKKYRPDMVFMDIKLKGDKDGIELGEIIQQMVDAPIVYVTSYSDPAIIERAKRTHPAGFIVKPFNSNDIHAMVEIVLYNQRTRPTLSEGSSSKAAESPYLVVDAVYIKADNSFERVDYSDIYYVEANGNMVTIFSKNRNFTIRKSMKDMEEKLPSNLFLRVQKSYIVQLAQIESFNTKEINLKTGDVVQVGRQYYNSFLAKLNTITES, encoded by the coding sequence ATGAAAGAAGAACGGATACTGATCGTTGAGGATGATGTAAATATTTCTGAAAACATCGAAGAAATTTTACAACTTTTAGGATATGTGAATATTGACATAGCCAATTCTGCAAATCAAGCCATTAAGGTGGTGAAAAAATATCGTCCTGACATGGTTTTCATGGACATCAAGCTGAAAGGCGATAAAGATGGGATTGAATTGGGCGAAATCATTCAACAAATGGTAGACGCACCTATTGTCTATGTTACTTCTTATAGTGACCCTGCTATTATCGAAAGAGCAAAAAGAACACACCCTGCAGGTTTTATTGTAAAGCCTTTCAATAGCAACGATATCCATGCCATGGTAGAAATTGTTCTATACAACCAAAGAACAAGACCTACCCTTTCCGAAGGATCCTCCTCTAAAGCTGCAGAAAGCCCTTACTTAGTAGTTGATGCTGTTTATATCAAAGCTGACAATAGTTTTGAAAGGGTGGATTACAGTGACATATATTATGTAGAAGCCAATGGAAACATGGTAACTATATTTTCAAAAAACAGAAACTTCACAATTCGTAAATCAATGAAGGACATGGAGGAAAAATTGCCTTCCAACCTTTTCTTACGGGTTCAAAAGTCATACATCGTCCAACTGGCACAAATAGAAAGTTTCAACACCAAGGAAATAAACCTAAAAACAGGTGATGTGGTGCAGGTAGGTCGCCAATATTACAATAGCTTCTTGGCCAAACTAAACACTATTACTGAAAGTTAA
- a CDS encoding PhoH family protein — protein sequence MLKKTTNSASKIFVLDTSVILYDHHSIMNFAEHDVVIPITVLEELDQFKKGNDTKNFESREFIRLLDKLSQNHMIQNWTPLNGKNKGSFKIMMNPDNKLNANEIFGEEKNDHKILNAALSLKQTEINRKVVLVSKDINLRLKAKSLDIAAEDYETGKIKNISEIENTGKGVIDNLDNNIINSLYEKGVLEGKEVFGKRRKNLPQNNTFYILKGIESNASILAFYQSQQNLFSKISKTKAYNVSPKNAEQAFALHAILDPEIKLLTIQGVAGTGKTLLALAGALEQRKEYKQIFLARPIVPLSNKDIGYLPGDIKSKLNPYMEPLWDNLKFIQNQYQESDKEYQRITDMINQEKLVIQPLAYIRGRSLSNIFFIVDEAQNLTPHEVKTIITRAGENTKIIFTGDVFQIDTPYLDSQSNGLSYLIDRARNHSLYAHIKLEKGERSELANLANELL from the coding sequence ATGTTGAAAAAAACAACTAATAGTGCCTCGAAAATTTTTGTGCTAGATACTTCGGTTATTCTCTATGACCACCATTCCATAATGAACTTTGCTGAGCACGATGTGGTCATCCCAATTACAGTATTGGAAGAGCTGGATCAGTTTAAAAAAGGGAATGATACCAAAAACTTTGAGTCCAGGGAATTTATCCGTTTACTGGACAAGCTCTCCCAGAACCATATGATTCAGAATTGGACTCCTTTAAATGGGAAGAATAAAGGGTCATTCAAAATCATGATGAATCCCGATAACAAGCTCAATGCCAATGAGATATTTGGGGAGGAAAAAAATGACCATAAGATTTTAAATGCCGCATTAAGCTTAAAACAGACGGAGATTAACAGAAAAGTCGTTCTCGTCAGTAAGGACATCAACTTAAGATTGAAGGCCAAGTCTTTGGATATTGCTGCCGAAGATTATGAAACAGGCAAAATCAAAAATATCAGTGAAATTGAAAATACGGGCAAGGGGGTTATTGATAATTTAGACAACAATATAATCAATAGCCTTTACGAAAAAGGTGTTCTTGAGGGCAAAGAGGTTTTTGGAAAGAGGAGAAAAAACTTACCTCAAAACAATACATTTTATATTTTAAAGGGCATTGAAAGCAATGCATCCATACTTGCCTTTTATCAGTCCCAGCAAAACCTATTTTCTAAGATTTCTAAAACCAAGGCGTACAATGTCAGTCCTAAAAATGCAGAGCAGGCTTTTGCCCTTCATGCCATTTTGGATCCGGAAATTAAGCTTTTAACCATTCAGGGAGTAGCGGGTACAGGAAAGACGCTTTTGGCCCTTGCGGGCGCATTGGAGCAGCGAAAAGAGTACAAGCAGATTTTTTTGGCAAGACCAATTGTTCCTTTGAGTAATAAGGACATAGGCTATTTACCTGGAGATATCAAGTCGAAGTTAAATCCTTATATGGAACCGCTTTGGGACAATTTAAAATTCATCCAAAATCAATATCAGGAAAGTGATAAAGAGTATCAGCGAATTACAGACATGATCAACCAAGAAAAACTGGTGATCCAGCCTCTTGCCTATATTAGAGGCCGTTCTTTATCGAATATTTTCTTTATTGTAGACGAAGCACAGAACCTGACGCCCCATGAGGTGAAGACAATTATCACCAGAGCCGGTGAAAATACGAAGATTATTTTCACCGGTGATGTTTTTCAAATCGATACGCCTTATTTGGATAGTCAAAGTAATGGATTGTCCTACCTGATAGACAGGGCAAGAAACCATTCACTTTATGCGCACATTAAGTTGGAAAAAGGAGAAAGGTCTGAATTGGCCAATCTTGCCAATGAATTGCTTTGA
- a CDS encoding sensor histidine kinase, with product MNKNKLYWLLQIFGWLSFALVNLFFVSMARGITPIQIGAYFSLAIVYFVSTHFFRYQIKHNSWLEFPTTKLISHVLTAVLILSLVNTLSQILINWIFGTLHYPQDFRPLVLMVNLFTSFLFYSLWSLLYFLFYFLDNYNSSLQYQARINEIKLIHLRNQLNPHFIFNALNSVRALVDEDPIKAKSAITQLSNILRYSLVVDKHKTISLSDEMKTVKDYLNLESIRFEERLKVIYEVEPKTNQYRIPPMMLQTIVENAIKHGISNLMKGGLIEIKCTVGLLDDLYIWVRNSGQLKPAGTPRKKGEGHGIANTVQRLKLIFGNKASFKIFNYGNEFVVTEIKIPKQKG from the coding sequence ATGAATAAAAACAAGCTATATTGGTTGTTACAAATTTTTGGTTGGCTGAGCTTTGCTTTGGTCAACCTGTTTTTTGTATCCATGGCTCGAGGTATAACACCCATTCAAATAGGTGCTTACTTTTCTTTGGCCATTGTCTATTTCGTCTCCACACATTTTTTTAGATATCAAATTAAACACAATAGTTGGCTTGAATTCCCAACCACCAAGCTAATTAGCCACGTATTGACAGCTGTTTTGATTTTGAGCTTGGTGAATACCCTATCACAAATCCTAATCAATTGGATTTTTGGCACCTTACATTACCCTCAAGATTTTAGGCCTTTGGTATTGATGGTCAACCTGTTTACCAGCTTTCTTTTTTATTCTCTGTGGTCCTTGTTATATTTCCTATTCTATTTTCTAGACAATTACAACTCCAGTCTGCAATACCAGGCAAGGATCAATGAAATCAAACTTATTCACCTTCGCAATCAATTAAACCCACATTTTATTTTCAATGCCCTAAATAGTGTTCGGGCTTTGGTAGATGAAGACCCTATAAAAGCAAAATCAGCCATTACTCAATTGTCCAATATATTGAGGTATTCCCTAGTAGTAGATAAGCACAAAACCATCTCCTTATCGGATGAAATGAAAACAGTTAAAGATTATTTAAACCTCGAGTCCATACGGTTTGAGGAGAGATTGAAGGTAATCTATGAAGTTGAGCCTAAGACAAATCAGTATAGGATTCCACCCATGATGCTACAAACCATCGTAGAAAATGCCATCAAACATGGGATTTCAAATTTGATGAAAGGTGGCCTAATTGAGATTAAATGTACCGTAGGCTTGTTGGATGATTTATACATCTGGGTAAGGAATAGCGGTCAGTTAAAACCTGCCGGAACCCCCAGAAAAAAAGGGGAAGGACATGGCATTGCCAATACCGTTCAACGGCTAAAACTGATTTTTGGGAACAAGGCCTCATTCAAGATATTCAATTACGGAAATGAATTTGTGGTGACAGAAATAAAAATACCGAAACAAAAAGGTTAA
- a CDS encoding pseudouridine synthase gives MALEYYMIYKPFGVLSQFSGEGDTLGMLSDFPSDVYPVGRLDKDSEGLLLLTNDKRLNHLLLDPNYSHERTYWVQVEGQITDSALKELESGVKISVNKKIHNTLKAKAVLLEDVEKLLPERNPPIRYRKNVPDSWIAITLKEGKNRQVRKMTAAVGFPTLRLVRWSVEKLTIDGFEAGEVRLLDGDTLYSTLGISSKAQTEQGFKTTKNQKTKKKKRH, from the coding sequence ATGGCATTGGAATATTATATGATTTATAAGCCTTTTGGTGTTCTGAGTCAATTCAGTGGCGAAGGGGATACGTTAGGCATGCTTAGTGATTTCCCTTCGGACGTTTACCCTGTGGGCAGACTGGACAAAGACAGTGAAGGCTTATTGTTGTTGACCAATGACAAGCGACTGAATCATTTGTTACTTGATCCAAACTATTCCCATGAGCGAACCTACTGGGTTCAGGTAGAAGGACAAATTACTGATAGCGCTTTGAAAGAACTGGAATCAGGGGTAAAAATTTCAGTCAATAAAAAAATTCACAATACCTTAAAGGCAAAAGCCGTTTTACTAGAGGATGTAGAAAAATTATTACCTGAAAGAAATCCACCTATCCGGTATAGAAAAAATGTTCCCGATTCTTGGATAGCTATAACCCTGAAAGAAGGTAAGAACAGGCAGGTAAGAAAAATGACTGCGGCTGTAGGTTTTCCTACGCTACGTTTGGTCAGGTGGTCCGTAGAGAAATTAACCATAGACGGTTTTGAGGCTGGTGAAGTTAGACTCCTAGATGGTGACACTCTTTATTCCACTTTAGGTATTTCGAGTAAAGCACAAACCGAGCAGGGCTTTAAAACCACCAAAAATCAAAAAACGAAAAAGAAGAAAAGGCACTAA